The following are encoded in a window of Phaseolus vulgaris cultivar G19833 chromosome 3, P. vulgaris v2.0, whole genome shotgun sequence genomic DNA:
- the LOC137807869 gene encoding dof zinc finger protein DOF5.6-like, with translation MGFSSLHVCMNSSEQWLQGTIHEESRVDSSSPSGDMLPCSRPMTERRLRPSQDQALKCPRCESTHTKFCYYNNYSLTQPRYFCKTCRRYWTKGGTLRNIPVGGGCRKNKKVSIKKHNDHQPAINQNQTQPAGPSYIHNHKDLQHSFLDVQFSHLNNLLGTNAGVLGNPNFMDSKYSMGMLENPGPIDFMESGLDGMNMIGGSTRNLDLVENSDMSVGGGVGLGDMSGAYNGLPLNYQGLSTAAFGGMSLDGSISNVGTYIMDSCQRLMLPYEGGHNILNGSIDVKPNPKLLSLEWHDQGCSDAEKVSLGYLNGGSWSGYGSSTTNPLV, from the exons ATGGGTTTTTCCTCTCTCCACGTCTGCATGAACTCATCAGAACAATGGCTGCAG GGCACAATTCACGAAGAGAGTAGGGTGGATTCTTCTTCACCATCAGGCGACATGCTTCCATGCTCGAGACCGATGACAGAGAGGAGGCTAAGACCCTCACAAGATCAAGCCCTCAAGTGCCCTAGGTGTGAATCAACACACACCAAGTTCTGCTACTACAATAACTACAGTCTCACTCAGCCCAGGTACTTCTGCAAGACATGTAGAAGGTACTGGACCAAAGGAGGCACTCTTCGGAACATTCCTGTTGGAGGAGGTTGCAGGAAGAACAAGAAAGTTTCTATTAAGAAACATAATGACCACCAACCAGCTATTAATCAAAACCAAACACAACCTGCAGGACCCTCTTATATTCATAATCATAAAGATCTTCAACATTCCTTCTTGGATGTGCAGTTTTCCCACCTTAACAATTTACTGGGGACTAATGCTGGGGTACTGGGAAACCCTAATTTCATGGATAGTAAGTATAGCATGGGAATGCTAGAGAACCCTGGGCCTATTGACTTCATGGAAAGCGGGTTGGATGGTATGAATATGATTGGGGGTTCTACTAGGAATTTGGATCTTGTTGAAAATAGTGATATGAGTGTGGGTGGTGGTGTTGGGCTTGGTGATATGAGTGGCGCCTACAATGGATTACCATTAAATTATCAAGGTCTTTCTACTGCAGCATTTGGAGGCATGTCCCTTGATGGAAGCATCAGCAATGTTGGAACTTATATAATGGACTCTTGCCAGCGACTTATGTTGCCCTATGAGGGAGGTCATAACATCCTTAACGGTTCTATTGATGTGAAGCCAAACCCTAAGCTGTTGTCCCTTGAATGGCATGATCAGGGTTGCTCTGATGCTGAAAAAGTGTCGTTGGGATACCTTAATGGAGGATCATGGAGCGGCTATGGATCTTCTACAACAAACCCTTTGGTCTAG
- the LOC137807871 gene encoding pantothenate kinase 2-like: MAHTGNSSMHGSSSRPQLLDLSKAEIQGNVEEKYPSILLPNQSHDISYLALDIGGSLIKLMYFSRHQDQSTNDKRMRNVKNRLGFPSNRRSYPILGGRLHFVKFETGKINECLDFIYSKRLHFGGGESRYSDGSTELNAIIKATGGGAHKFADLFKERLGLILDKEDEMSCLVAGANFLLKAIRHEAFTHMEGQKEFVQIDHNDLFPYLLVNIGSGVSMIKVDGDGKFERISGTNVGGGTYWGLGRLLTKCESFDELLELSQKGDNRNTDMLVGDIYGGMDYAKIGLSASTIASSFGKATSEKKGLEDYRPEDISLSLLRMISYNIAQIAYLNALRFGLKRIFFGGFFIRGHAYTMDAISFAIHFWSNGAAQAMFLRHEGFLGALGAFMSYEKHGLDDLMVHQLVERFPMGAPYTGGNIHGPPLRNLNEKISWMEKFLQKGTEITAPVPMTRPGTTGLGGFEVPLSKGSILRSDASALNVGVLHLVPTLEVFPLLADLKMYEPNTIDLSDPNELEYWFKILSENLPDLVAKAVASEGGTDDAKRRGDAFARAFSAHLTRLMEEPAAYGKLGLARLLEMREECLREFHFFDAYISIKQRENEASIAVLPDLLMELDSLDEETRLLTLIEGVLAANIFDWGSRACVDLYLKGTIIEIYRMSRNKMQRPWRVDDFDVFKERILGTGDKKPPPHRRALLFVDNSGADIVLGMLPLARELLRRGTEVVLVANSLPALNDVTAMELPDIVAEAAKHCDILRRAAESGGLLVDAMSTTLDSPRENPSSVPLMVVENGCGSPCIDFRQVSSELAAAAKDADLIILEGMGRALHTNLNAQFKCDALKLAMVKNQRFAEKLIKGNLYDCICKYEPAN; this comes from the exons ATGGCGCACACAGGTAACAGTTCAATGCACGGGTCGAGTTCTCGGCCTCAGTTGTTGGATCTCAGCAAAGCAGAAATTCAAGGAAACGTGGAAGAGAAGtacccatctattttgttacCCAATCAGTCTCATGATATATCGTACCTCGCTCTTGACATTGGAG GATCTCTTATAAAGTTGATGTACTTTTCAAGACACCAAGATCAATCAACCAATGATAAAAGGATGAGAAATGTGAAGAATCGTCTGGGATTTCCCAGTAACAGGAGAAGCTATCCTATTCTTGGTGGAAGGCTTCATTTCGTGAAGTTTGAGACTGGGAAGATTAACGAGTGCTTAGACTTCATTTATTCAAAAAGGCTTCACTTCGGTG GAGGGGAATCTCGTTATTCTGATGGCTCAACTGAATTAAATGCCATAATTAAG GCTACTGGTGGTGGAGCACACAAATTTGCTGACCTTTTCAAAGAAAGACTTGGACTTATTCTGGACAAAGAAGATGAAATGAGCTGTCTCGTGGCAGGAGCAAATTTCTTGCTGAAG GCGATTCGTCATGAAGCTTTTACCCACATGGAGGGCCAGAAAGAGTTTGTTCAAATTGACCATAATGATTTGTTTCCTTATCTTCTAGTCAATATTGGGTCTGGTGTTAGTATGATCAAG GTTGATGGGGATGGAAAATTTGAGAGGATCAGTGGGACTAATGTTGGTGGTGGTACTTATTGGGGCTTGGGAAGGCTGTTAACAAAGTGTGAGAG TTTCGATGAATTGCTTGAGCTGAGTCAGAAGGGAGATAATAGGAATACTGACATGCTTGTCGGGGACATTTATGGTGGCATGGACTATGCTAAG ATTGGCCTATCGGCTTCTACCATTGCTTCAAGTTTTGGCAAGGCTACCTCAGAAAAAAAGGGACTTGAAGATTACAGACCTGAAGATATATCACTCTCTCTTCTGCGAATGATATCATACAATATTGCCCAA ATAGCCTACTTAAATGCATTGCGATTTGGGTTGAAGCGAATATTTTTTGGAGGATTTTTTATAAGGGGTCATGCCTATACCATGGATGCTATTTCTTTTGCAATTCATTTCTG GTCTAATGGGGCTGCACAAGCAATGTTTTTGCGACATGAAGGATTTCTGGGAGCATTAGGTGCATTTATGAGCTACGAAAAGCATGGTTTAGATGACCTCATGGTGCATCAATTAGTTGAAAGATTCCCAATGGGTGCTCCCTATACAGGAGGCAATATTCATGGTCCCCCACTTAGAAATTTGAATGAGAAG ATTTCTTGGATGGAGAAGTTTCTGCAGAAGGGAACTGAGATCACTGCCCCTGTGCCGATGACTCGTCCTGGAACCACTGGACTTGGGGGTTTTGAAGTTCCTTTGTCAAAAGGAAGTATTCTGCGGTCCGATGCTAGTGCTCTAAATGTTGGTGTCCTTCATCTAGTACCCACTTTAGAGGTGTTTCCATTATTAGCAGACCTGAAAAT GTATGAACCTAATACTATTGATCTCTCAGATCCCAATGAATTAGA GTATTGGTTCAAAATTTTGTCGGAGAATTTGcctgatcttgtggccaag GCTGTAGCAAGTGAAGGTGGGACTGATGATGCCAAAAGAAGGGGTGATGCTTTTGCTCGTGCATTTTCTGCCCACCTGACTAG GTTAATGGAGGAGCCTGCTGCATACGGCAAGTTAGGCCTGGCCAGACTACTGGAAATGAGGGAAGAGTGCTTGAGGGAATTCCATTTTTTTGATGCTTATATAAGTATAAAGCAGAG GGAAAATGAGGCATCAATCGCTGTCTTACCTGATTTGTTGATGGAGCTTGATAGTCTGGATGAG GAAACAAGACTACTTACTCTAATCGAAGGTGTTCTTGCTGCAAACATTTTTGACTGGGGATCTCGTGCATGTGTGGATCTCTATCTTAAAGGAACTATTATTGAAATTTACAGAATGAGTCGCAACAAAATGCAGAGACCTTGGCGA GTGGATGACTTTGATGTCTTTAAAGAGAGAATATTAGGAACTGGGGACAAGAAACCACCCCCACATAGAAGAGCTTTACTTTTTGTGGATAATTCAGGTGCTGACATTGTTCTTGGGATGCTTCCCCTGGCACGAGAACTCCTCCGTCGTGGAACTGAA GTGGTCCTGGTTGCAAATTCCCTTCCTGCTTTGAATGATGTCACTGCAATGGAGCTTCCTGACATTGTTGCTGAGGCTGCCAAG CACTGTGACATTCTTCGGCGAGCTGCTGAATCTGGTGGCTTGCTTGTTGATGCAATGAGTACTACCTTGGACAGTCCAAGAGAAAATCCATCTTCTGTTCCCTTGATGGTTGTTGAAAATGGGTGTGGTAGCCCATGTATAGACTTTAGACAGGTCAGCTCCGAGCTGGCTGCTGCTGCAAAAGATGCCGATTTG ATAATTTTGGAAGGAATGGGTAGAGCTCTTCATACCAATCTCAATGCCCAGTTTAAGTGTGATGCTTTGAAG CTTGCAATGGTGAAAAATCAGAGATTTGCTGAAAAGTTGATTAAAGGGAACTTATATGACTGTATTTGCAAATACGAGCCTGCTAACTGA